A DNA window from Calliphora vicina chromosome 1, idCalVici1.1, whole genome shotgun sequence contains the following coding sequences:
- the m-cup gene encoding protein fem-1 homolog A: MANPSPLMSFAAVVKSETEVGGKYASNRCPVPSIQLKIAKLSYDLHEEIRKCLENSTISKRLREELESYSRETRREIVRRMRGGSPPLFIACSRGCVPIAEYLVTICEADIEQKGLFEAPEDRSYHLVTPLWCAAVSNNLPMVKYLLRVGSDINATSDTGSTPVRSACYMTHIEMVKFLAENGADIKKANMNGGTCLINSVQSPELCLFLIRKGCDINAVDTQGKTALHYAIQEHRLETTKLLLEHGANPYAISRHGDDALRTACLKGAHPIFDYLRNNLEYSIERLAEAHELIGSTFLDEHNESRLAVLHWRLAHHLRASQNPYIEKLPKVPLREAYCFSSEFTTLEALDEMATDMDEMRIQSLLICERILGITHKDTLFRLTFRGASYADSLQLQRCIQLWTLLLEVRVQHNTLLFFDTCFAAQALVRLMLELHERNTDLNQSNFGNETLPHFKDVLTVFELLTNTVANCHSLLQIRPISRRQQENFDSIFKCIAHTIYLLIATSWRPDEIRIVYLSVRKLIQANITSACTNDSLLHVCVSRLNVIKSGLLNDENLNVIFPNADVIKLLLECGINVNAKNEVKSTPLHIAAQPYNFSNEIITILLDHGADLDQPNKSDERPYNLIALNSANTIPLMNYINLKCLAATIISKYRIPYRNQIPKCLENFVKDHEP; the protein is encoded by the exons ATGGCTAATCCTTCACCGCTTATGAGTTTTGCTGCTGTAGTCAAGTCTGAAACTGAAGTTGGTGGAAAATACGCCAGCAACCGTTGTCCCGTGCCTTCAATTCAGTTGAAAATTGCCAAACTAAGTTATGATTTGCACGAGGAAATTCGCAAATGTTTAGAAAATTCCACGATATCAAAAAGACTAAGAGAAGAACTAGAAAG CTACAGCCGAGAAACACGACGTGAAATCGTTCGACGCATGCGAGGCGGTTCACCACCTCTGTTTATTGCCTGCAGTAGAGGTTGTGTGCCCATAGCTGAGTATTTGGTAACAATATGTGAAGCTGATATAGAACAGAAAGGTTTATTTGAAGCACCCGAAGATCGTTCATATCATTTAGTTACACCGCTTTGGTGTGCAGCAGTATCGAATAATTTACCCATGGTCAAGTATTTATTACGTGTTGGAAGTGACATAAATGCCACCTCGGATACGGGATCCACACCTGTACGTAGTGCTTGTTATATGACACACATTGAAATGG TGAAATTTCTTGCTGAAAATGGTGCCGATATCAAGAAAGCCAACATGAATGGTGGTACATGTTTAATCAATTCCGTACAATCACCGGAACTGTGTCTATTTCTAATACGCAAAGGCTGCGATATTAATGCTGTCGATACACAAGGTAAAACTGCTTTACACTATGCCATACAAGAACACAG ACTGGAGACTACTAAATTGTTATTGGAACATGGTGCCAATCCGTATGCTATTAGTCGTCATGGTGATGATGCTTTACGTACAGCTTGTCTGAAGGGTGCTCATCCGATTTTCGATTACTTAAGAAATAATTTGGAGTATTCTATTGAAAGGTTGGCGGAAGCCCATGAACTAATAG GCTCTACATTTCTAGATGAACACAATGAAAGTCGTTTGGCTGTTTTACACTGGCGCCTGGCACATCATTTAAGAGCATCTCAAAATCCATATATTG aaaaacttCCCAAAGTTCCTTTACGTGAAGCGTATTGCTTTTCAAGTGAATTTACCACTTTAGAAGCACTCGATGAGATGGCCACAGATATGGATGAAATGCGCATACAAAGTCTCTTAATATGTGAACGTATACTAGGCATTACCCACAAAGACACCCTGTTTCGCCTAACATTTCGTGGTGCTTCATATGCCGATTCCCTGCAGCTGCAACGTTGCATACAACTGTGGACACTGTTACTCGAAGTAAGAGTTCAACACAATACTCTGCTCTTTTTTGATACATGTTTTGCGGCCCAGGCCCTTGTCCGTCTTATGTTAGAGTTACATGAACGTAATACTGATTTAAATCAGAGTAATTTTGGCAACGAGACTTTACCACATTTTAAAGATGTTTTGACTGTTTTCGAACTACTCACCAATACGGTGGCGAATTGCCATTCTCTGCTACAAATACGTCCCATATCCAGGAGGCAACAAGAGAATTTCGATAGTATTTTTAAGTGTATAGCTCACACAATATATTTACTTATTGCTACATCATGGAGGCCGGATGAAATACGCATTGTGTACTTGTCGGTGCGTAAATTGATTCAGGCGAATATTACCAGTGCCTGCACAAATGATTCACTGTTGCATGTGTGTGTTTCACGTTTGAATGTGATTAAGAGTGGTTTATTAAATGATGAGAATTTAAAT gTTATATTCCCAAATGCTGATGTCATTAAGTTGTTACTGGAATGTGGCATAAATGTGAATGCAAAAAATGAAGTCAAGTCAACACCACTGCATATAGCGGCTCAGCCATATAATTTTAGCAATGAG ATCATAACAATTCTCCTTGATCATGGTGCCGATTTAGATCAACCCAATAAATCGGATGAACGTCCATATAATTTAATTGCACTTAATTCGGCAAATACAATACCTCTTATGAATTATATTAATCTTAAATGTTTAGCTGCCACAATTATCAGTAAGTATCGAATACCGTATCGTAAtcaaataccaaaatgtttagaaaactttgttaaaGATCATGAACCTTGA